A genomic region of Coriobacteriia bacterium contains the following coding sequences:
- a CDS encoding CDP-alcohol phosphatidyltransferase family protein, producing MSEDVRVASASPDHSHDIYTVANIITVLRLILVPLFFSVMLTGRNDALAFVLFVTAASTDWLDGRIARRTGTVTAIGKAIDPLVDRLLLAAGVIGLYLDDRLPAWIMVVLVMRDVYLLYGAWRLEHHHLRMPVTFAGKTATALLLGGFSLMILDWPMVTLAGSAVLAGLLIVYTGIAFSLATAVHYTVLARRMVLALDGSHS from the coding sequence GTGAGCGAAGACGTCCGCGTGGCGAGCGCTTCGCCCGATCACAGCCACGACATCTACACCGTCGCCAACATCATCACCGTCCTGCGGCTCATCCTCGTGCCGCTCTTCTTCTCCGTCATGCTCACGGGCCGCAACGACGCCCTCGCGTTCGTCCTCTTCGTGACGGCGGCCTCGACCGATTGGCTCGACGGCCGTATCGCGCGTCGCACGGGCACGGTCACCGCGATCGGCAAGGCTATCGACCCTCTCGTCGACCGCCTCCTGCTCGCTGCAGGCGTCATCGGTCTCTACCTCGACGACCGGCTCCCGGCGTGGATCATGGTCGTGCTCGTCATGCGCGACGTCTACCTGCTCTACGGTGCGTGGCGCCTCGAGCACCATCACCTGCGGATGCCGGTCACCTTCGCCGGCAAGACAGCCACGGCGCTGTTGCTCGGAGGGTTCTCCCTGATGATCCTCGACTGGCCCATGGTGACGCTGGCCGGCTCGGCCGTCCTGGCCGGACTGCTCATCGTCTACACTGGGATCGCGTTCTCGCTCGCCACGGCGGTGCATTACACCGTGCTCGCTCGCCGGATGGTGCTGGCGCTCGACGGGAGTCACTCATGA
- a CDS encoding cytochrome c biogenesis protein ResB, which yields MTEERISAHASRRPAGQRAGRHRISTLLLSRRTALTVMLSGIASVLAGYLVPQRFSTDPAELTRWRASHSAIAAAVRTLGLDHVYSTWWFAALVALFLTALVRATAHQVRAAARRTRSGVRMPDTACAPMTSDPASLASGLRRLGYMRVRKDDVAARFVKHPWGYWGGVVLHAGMVTSVAAALVFVLTVQRGTVHLYEGESLKPGDPWGREEHGTLARPLLLPGVLRVDSIHPDYWTNDDLRQLTTRLTLAGSSAPRRASVSVNRTAGFDGVAIFQSQLFGHAFGVELRDASGNVTPVLMEVAAPRRRNLPSYADFEPRGIPYRLRAKYYASAARDSMTGEPSLTLRLTSGSRVIGQATLVRGRPVRIGPYQVTLRESAWWTEMVFARTPGVSVIFLGFGLILLGALLVYATAPREVIVRQRENGMELAWRAWRFPDFYREEYARIVALASGGDR from the coding sequence GTGACGGAGGAGCGCATATCCGCACACGCTTCACGTCGGCCTGCAGGCCAGCGCGCCGGGCGACATCGCATCTCGACTCTCCTGCTCTCCAGGCGGACCGCTCTCACCGTGATGCTCTCGGGCATCGCATCGGTGCTCGCCGGTTACCTCGTGCCTCAGCGCTTCTCGACAGACCCCGCCGAACTCACCCGCTGGCGCGCGAGCCATTCTGCGATCGCAGCGGCGGTCCGAACGCTCGGTCTCGACCATGTCTACTCGACCTGGTGGTTCGCCGCGCTCGTCGCGCTCTTCCTCACGGCCCTCGTGAGAGCGACCGCTCACCAGGTCCGCGCGGCCGCTCGACGCACCCGGAGCGGGGTCCGAATGCCGGACACGGCGTGCGCGCCGATGACCTCCGATCCGGCATCCCTCGCGTCCGGCTTGCGACGCCTCGGCTACATGCGCGTGCGGAAGGATGATGTGGCCGCTCGCTTCGTGAAGCACCCGTGGGGGTATTGGGGCGGAGTGGTGCTGCACGCGGGAATGGTGACCTCGGTCGCCGCGGCCCTCGTATTCGTGCTCACCGTGCAGCGCGGCACCGTCCACCTCTACGAGGGAGAATCCCTCAAGCCTGGCGACCCCTGGGGCCGCGAGGAGCACGGCACACTGGCGAGACCGCTGCTCCTGCCCGGCGTGCTGCGCGTCGACTCGATCCACCCGGACTACTGGACGAACGACGACCTGAGGCAGCTCACCACCAGACTCACGCTCGCGGGCTCATCCGCTCCTCGCCGCGCGTCCGTCTCGGTGAACCGGACCGCCGGTTTCGACGGCGTGGCCATCTTCCAGTCCCAGTTGTTCGGACACGCGTTCGGCGTGGAGCTCCGCGACGCCTCGGGAAACGTCACGCCCGTCCTCATGGAGGTCGCCGCGCCGCGCCGCCGCAACCTTCCCTCCTACGCCGACTTCGAACCCCGGGGGATCCCATACCGGCTGCGGGCGAAGTACTACGCCTCGGCCGCCCGGGACTCCATGACCGGGGAGCCCTCACTGACCCTACGTCTGACGTCCGGCTCCCGCGTCATCGGACAGGCGACCCTCGTGCGCGGACGCCCGGTCCGCATCGGACCGTACCAGGTGACGCTGCGCGAGTCCGCATGGTGGACCGAGATGGTCTTCGCGCGCACGCCCGGAGTGAGCGTCATCTTCCTCGGCTTCGGCCTGATACTCCTCGGCGCCTTGCTGGTATACGCGACCGCGCCCCGGGAGGTCATCGTCCGCCAGCGCGAGAACGGCATGGAGCTGGCCTGGAGGGCATGGCGCTTCCCCGACTTCTACCGCGAGGAGTACGCTAGAATCGTTGCTCTGGCATCTGGAGGCGACCGATGA
- the ccsA gene encoding cytochrome c biogenesis protein CcsA: MKELLLETSIHWAAVIVYVAATIANATGLIFRKPRIESASYIVVLSGLLVHSGALALRWIASGHGPYMVRYEVLSSNAWVALATFLVFSRLYPRIKPASIVVFPASFLMIALGLFFNPAIRRLPPSLSGIWLVLHIGFYKIALATMIIALAFSVLYLWKKHRPAPWLDVFPDPETMDRFAYRFAGFGFTFWAIGMLAGSIWAYHAWGSFWSWDPVETWALLTWLAFGVYLHLRRFFGWKDERAAYLYIACFGLALLTIFGTSLIEVSLHSEYFR; encoded by the coding sequence ATGAAGGAACTGCTTCTCGAGACGTCGATACACTGGGCCGCCGTAATCGTCTACGTCGCCGCGACGATCGCGAACGCGACGGGCCTCATCTTCCGGAAGCCGCGCATCGAGAGCGCGAGCTACATCGTCGTGCTGTCCGGTCTTCTCGTCCACAGCGGCGCCCTCGCCCTGCGATGGATCGCTTCGGGTCACGGCCCCTACATGGTCCGCTACGAGGTCCTGTCTTCGAACGCCTGGGTCGCGCTCGCCACCTTCCTCGTCTTCTCTCGGCTCTACCCGCGGATCAAGCCGGCGAGCATCGTCGTCTTCCCCGCGTCGTTCCTCATGATCGCTCTCGGGCTCTTCTTCAACCCGGCCATCCGGAGATTGCCACCCAGCCTGAGCGGCATCTGGCTCGTGCTGCACATCGGCTTCTACAAGATCGCTCTCGCGACGATGATCATCGCCCTGGCCTTCTCCGTCCTCTACCTCTGGAAGAAGCATCGCCCAGCCCCCTGGCTAGACGTCTTCCCGGACCCGGAGACCATGGACCGCTTCGCGTACCGCTTCGCGGGGTTCGGGTTCACGTTCTGGGCTATCGGGATGCTCGCCGGGTCGATCTGGGCCTACCACGCGTGGGGCAGCTTCTGGAGCTGGGACCCTGTGGAGACGTGGGCACTCCTGACTTGGCTGGCCTTTGGCGTCTATCTGCATCTCCGGCGCTTCTTCGGCTGGAAGGACGAGAGGGCCGCGTACCTGTATATCGCGTGCTTCGGGCTGGCGCTGCTCACCATCTTCGGGACGTCGCTCATCGAGGTCTCGCTACACTCGGAGTATTTCCGGTGA
- a CDS encoding cytochrome c3 family protein: protein MDTPLDPKEESDTQTRTANGDLPKKDVPEQARRPRDLVVRVHAPLSPPSPRLDARWRRMLLPVASGLALLLLAAAVVAGIALFRPASPAPSSAESTAPVDSLGPTVASAVAVNGRTIDIVFSESIDPNTVDPGDFAVNTGLAVSGAVLRPDGRTVRIGSDLQKPGFPYAVGCVAGSVNDTHGNGNIEPNIAKFAGFGATGGTLRVTHAPLKDRPNSSIAKRPSDAAAVEAYRLAADGGDVQVNGITLRGLDSGDALYSDVAEVWLFGDNGDGALRTDGSDRQLSQNRAFTGSRSGSTVTFGDIQLNIPMGTHMDVWVVLRIGPMARSGRSVGIALRDGDIRTSAGRVAPFGRLTSSANGNTLVVDASGPVMEAAQAVDNSHVDVMFTDVLDPTTVNRNDFYVNSVRPNRASLQQDGHTVRLTVSRPIDVKTVKIAYSSGALQDLAGNPSMAGGSFTILSYTPQVGSQDTTPPTIPGMVTAATGTIAPLVATVSWNASFDSNGVAGYRVWRSSNPATDFASVGATSTSPYPDRVGIPGVTYYYRVTAFDTYQNESTISAVSNGVMATWTVIPHKQTYGSGNACALCHVPHQAASSSKIFRPISTSQSPGETAVCFDCHDGTGSTTDIKNGASDSFGLGSGHSVEESGTGGDLTDACSGCHAAHRDPTTRPKLWKSSANGTTLTAGGNQWCFACHNDANSWYRGTYPTASQPATDATGYPVAGTYPGKTNYLNTTQNRHALIPSSTIGQDAGDCRQCHAAHRGPSAYDGLLAEFRPPTAATLSGDQNNGNYAAACFRCHDGTPSWVASGAVNIKQFATSAGTGGHRIITAGGKLPVGAPLPCYDCHNPHGSTRGNKMLIADTLGASLDTSTTVNLRRFCFTCHATSDGRVWNSVTASYTAVASSMTVEGLRRDGTGGNALKIPAYAGAHESTATGTTCATCHGNDYGAGGSNVHAPSGGASNGNISCYGSAGTGCHSPYRDYMEDGIGGAVGNFNTNYYHHVVGGSSGTSDGDFAAYNGTYPGLNSTVTPDVYCVSCHADHNYFNSNKGANLRSAIGSAGSVTTNTDFYGQAPWGICVSCHAISLTRDNTDQKLDTSTITPSINGTGFASSVHSYSVDATINGSPFNAKCVKCHDDETATTHQTTSTYRPGFATHYSASTRILSALGLASTPQSTEEGVCYRCHSIVGDSTGGGTAKGTNGLDWYGAYSMRSTAATIFQLMQLTYGHKVGNYTGVHLPPSRVETMGYISNNKHVECGDCHNVHASGATTHTLGTNAASAVLRGVTGARVTTTATNWTTATLNATATATKEYEICLKCHGYGATGSTAGNTRLASWDASWTNQALEFNTSNQSYHPVLGPLLATDPGANGSSRLTAATLSNGWTPGMTMYCSDCHGDPAGSPQAQGPHGSTVKFMLKGPNRSWPTSNGVLWNLGANPVNGFFLDGIFCRNCHPLRIAGTNSAASWSGNTTHYQHSGPQLSSTECIRCHILVPHGGKMSRLIGDRDGTMPARYAYQGNVSNNWINAFGKTATGSYTASYCYSTYTACTTHTSNALANENW, encoded by the coding sequence ATGGACACACCGCTCGACCCCAAGGAAGAGAGCGACACCCAGACGCGGACCGCGAACGGCGATCTGCCGAAGAAAGACGTACCCGAACAGGCCAGACGTCCGCGAGACCTTGTCGTCCGCGTCCATGCACCGCTCTCGCCCCCGTCTCCCCGCCTCGACGCCCGCTGGCGCCGCATGCTCCTTCCAGTCGCGAGTGGACTCGCCCTGCTCCTCCTGGCGGCCGCGGTAGTCGCGGGCATCGCGCTCTTCCGCCCGGCTTCGCCAGCACCGTCCTCCGCCGAGTCCACGGCACCCGTCGACAGCCTCGGCCCGACAGTCGCCAGCGCCGTCGCCGTGAACGGACGGACGATCGACATCGTGTTCAGCGAGTCGATCGACCCCAACACCGTCGACCCCGGCGACTTCGCCGTGAACACGGGCTTGGCGGTTTCGGGTGCGGTCCTGCGACCCGACGGCCGGACCGTGCGGATCGGTTCCGACCTGCAGAAACCGGGCTTCCCTTATGCGGTCGGCTGCGTCGCGGGATCGGTGAACGACACCCATGGCAACGGCAACATCGAGCCGAACATCGCGAAGTTCGCGGGGTTCGGAGCGACCGGGGGTACGCTGCGCGTCACCCACGCGCCCCTCAAGGACCGCCCGAACAGCTCCATCGCCAAGCGCCCCAGCGACGCCGCGGCCGTCGAGGCCTATCGCCTTGCCGCCGACGGCGGCGATGTCCAGGTGAACGGCATCACCCTGCGAGGTCTCGACTCCGGTGACGCCCTCTACTCCGATGTCGCGGAGGTGTGGCTGTTCGGCGACAACGGCGACGGGGCCCTGCGCACCGACGGCAGCGACAGACAACTCAGCCAGAACCGCGCATTCACCGGTTCGCGATCGGGTTCGACGGTCACGTTCGGCGACATCCAGTTGAACATCCCCATGGGAACGCATATGGACGTCTGGGTCGTACTCCGGATCGGACCGATGGCTCGCTCGGGGCGCTCGGTGGGCATCGCCCTCCGCGACGGTGATATCCGGACCTCCGCCGGACGAGTCGCACCGTTCGGCAGGCTGACCTCCTCCGCGAACGGGAACACGCTCGTCGTCGACGCTTCGGGCCCGGTCATGGAAGCGGCGCAAGCCGTCGACAACTCCCACGTCGACGTCATGTTCACCGACGTTCTCGATCCTACGACGGTCAACAGGAACGATTTCTACGTGAACTCCGTTCGACCGAACCGCGCTTCGCTGCAGCAGGACGGACACACCGTCAGGCTCACCGTGAGCCGCCCGATCGACGTCAAGACCGTGAAGATCGCGTACTCGTCCGGCGCTCTCCAGGATCTCGCGGGGAACCCGAGCATGGCGGGCGGCTCCTTCACCATCCTCAGCTACACCCCTCAGGTGGGCTCGCAGGACACCACGCCTCCGACGATCCCAGGCATGGTCACCGCGGCGACGGGGACCATCGCGCCGCTGGTGGCGACCGTCAGCTGGAACGCGTCCTTCGACAGCAACGGCGTCGCCGGTTACCGTGTCTGGCGCTCCTCGAACCCCGCGACGGATTTCGCCTCGGTCGGCGCAACGTCCACCTCGCCCTATCCGGATCGCGTGGGCATCCCGGGAGTGACCTACTACTACCGGGTCACCGCGTTCGACACGTACCAGAACGAGTCGACGATCTCCGCGGTGAGCAACGGCGTCATGGCCACGTGGACGGTCATCCCGCACAAGCAGACCTACGGGTCGGGCAACGCCTGCGCTCTCTGCCACGTGCCCCATCAGGCCGCGAGTTCCAGCAAGATATTCCGCCCTATCTCCACGTCGCAGAGTCCCGGCGAGACCGCCGTCTGCTTCGACTGCCACGACGGCACCGGCTCCACGACCGACATCAAGAACGGTGCCTCCGACTCCTTCGGCCTCGGTAGCGGTCACTCGGTCGAGGAGAGCGGCACCGGCGGCGACCTCACCGACGCTTGCAGCGGCTGTCATGCCGCTCACCGCGATCCGACGACGCGACCGAAGTTGTGGAAGAGCTCCGCCAACGGCACCACCCTCACAGCCGGGGGCAACCAGTGGTGCTTCGCCTGTCACAACGACGCGAACAGCTGGTATCGTGGGACGTATCCGACAGCGTCCCAACCCGCGACCGACGCGACCGGCTACCCGGTCGCGGGCACGTATCCAGGGAAGACGAACTACCTGAACACGACGCAGAACCGGCACGCGCTCATCCCGTCGTCCACAATCGGCCAGGACGCGGGGGACTGCCGTCAGTGCCATGCCGCCCATCGCGGCCCGAGCGCGTACGACGGCCTGCTCGCCGAGTTCCGCCCGCCCACAGCGGCCACGCTCTCCGGCGACCAGAACAACGGAAACTACGCCGCGGCCTGCTTCCGATGCCACGACGGCACCCCTTCCTGGGTGGCTAGCGGAGCGGTGAACATCAAGCAGTTCGCGACCTCCGCCGGCACCGGCGGTCACCGGATCATCACCGCAGGCGGCAAGTTGCCCGTCGGTGCCCCCCTTCCTTGCTACGACTGCCACAACCCCCACGGATCGACGCGCGGGAACAAGATGCTCATCGCCGACACCCTCGGCGCGTCGCTCGACACCAGCACCACGGTGAACCTCCGCAGATTCTGCTTCACGTGCCACGCCACCAGCGATGGACGGGTCTGGAACAGCGTCACGGCCTCTTACACGGCGGTCGCGTCGAGCATGACGGTCGAGGGCCTGCGGCGTGACGGGACTGGCGGCAACGCGCTCAAGATCCCCGCATACGCCGGTGCCCACGAATCGACCGCGACCGGCACGACCTGCGCCACGTGTCACGGGAACGATTACGGAGCCGGCGGCAGCAACGTGCACGCGCCGTCGGGCGGCGCCAGCAACGGCAACATCAGTTGCTACGGCTCCGCGGGAACGGGCTGCCACTCGCCGTACAGGGACTACATGGAGGACGGTATCGGCGGGGCGGTCGGGAACTTCAACACCAACTACTACCACCACGTAGTCGGTGGCAGTTCCGGCACCTCCGACGGTGACTTCGCCGCGTACAACGGCACGTACCCGGGCCTGAACAGCACGGTCACGCCCGACGTCTACTGCGTCTCCTGCCACGCCGACCACAATTACTTCAACTCCAACAAGGGCGCGAACCTTCGCTCGGCCATCGGATCGGCCGGATCGGTCACGACGAACACCGACTTCTACGGCCAGGCGCCTTGGGGTATCTGCGTCTCCTGCCACGCCATCTCGCTCACCAGGGACAACACGGACCAGAAGCTCGACACGTCGACGATCACGCCTTCGATCAACGGGACCGGTTTCGCCTCGTCCGTGCACAGCTACTCGGTCGACGCGACCATCAACGGTTCGCCGTTCAACGCCAAGTGCGTGAAGTGCCACGACGACGAGACCGCCACGACCCACCAGACGACCTCCACGTACCGGCCGGGCTTCGCCACGCACTACTCGGCGAGCACCCGGATACTGTCGGCGCTCGGACTCGCCTCCACTCCGCAATCCACCGAGGAGGGCGTCTGCTACAGGTGCCACAGCATCGTGGGCGACTCGACGGGCGGCGGCACGGCGAAGGGCACGAACGGTCTCGACTGGTACGGCGCCTACTCGATGAGGTCCACGGCGGCGACCATCTTCCAGCTCATGCAGCTGACCTACGGTCACAAGGTCGGGAACTACACCGGCGTCCACCTCCCGCCCTCGCGGGTCGAGACGATGGGCTACATCAGCAACAACAAGCACGTCGAGTGCGGAGACTGCCACAACGTGCACGCGTCGGGGGCGACGACCCATACGCTCGGCACGAACGCGGCCTCCGCCGTGCTGAGGGGAGTGACCGGGGCACGCGTCACGACCACCGCGACCAACTGGACGACGGCCACGCTCAACGCCACCGCGACCGCCACGAAGGAATACGAGATCTGCCTCAAGTGCCACGGCTACGGCGCGACCGGCTCCACGGCAGGCAACACCCGGCTCGCCTCGTGGGACGCCTCGTGGACGAACCAAGCGCTCGAGTTCAACACGAGCAACCAGTCGTACCACCCGGTCCTCGGCCCGCTCCTCGCGACCGACCCGGGCGCTAACGGGTCGAGCAGGCTCACTGCGGCCACGCTGAGTAACGGCTGGACACCTGGCATGACGATGTATTGCTCCGACTGCCATGGCGACCCGGCAGGCTCCCCGCAGGCACAGGGTCCGCACGGCTCGACGGTCAAGTTCATGCTCAAGGGACCGAACCGCTCGTGGCCGACGAGCAACGGGGTCCTGTGGAACCTCGGTGCCAACCCGGTGAACGGGTTCTTCCTCGACGGGATCTTCTGCCGCAACTGCCATCCGCTGCGCATCGCGGGCACCAACTCGGCGGCGAGCTGGTCCGGGAACACGACACACTACCAACACTCCGGACCGCAGTTGTCGAGCACGGAGTGCATCAGGTGCCACATCCTCGTGCCGCATGGCGGCAAGATGTCTCGCCTGATCGGCGACCGGGACGGGACCATGCCGGCTCGCTACGCGTACCAGGGGAACGTCTCGAACAACTGGATCAACGCGTTCGGCAAGACCGCGACGGGCTCGTACACCGCGAGTTACTGCTACAGCACCTACACGGCCTGCACGACACACACGTCTAACGCACTCGCGAACGAGAACTGGTGA
- a CDS encoding sugar phosphate nucleotidyltransferase, with protein sequence MTRPEKHDAVKAVIMAGGEGTRLRPLTSLRPKPMVPIVNQPVMEHIVGLVKHHKIDEVVATLQFMPRAIEDHFGDGEEWGLNISYAIEETPLGTAGSVKNASDALDGTFLVISGDALTDIDLTKVVEFHRSHGGLVTVALKRVPDPLEFGVVITAEDGRIERFVEKPTWGQVFSDTINTGIYVMEPEVFDFIPPRESFDFASQLFPLLMKKGFDLYGCVVDGYWCDIGSLGSYVQAQRDILDGKANLYIPGVKARRDIWIGEGADVHPDAVIGDKVVIGANTRVRAGARIGDYSVIGDNCLVGFDAHVEHSILWSDSFVGAGATVNGAVLCRRVDIRSRARVEMGAAIGDESMVGHGAVVGNDVQVYPFKRIEPGAVVGSSLIWESKGMRNLFGADGVSGLVSVDVTPEMALRLAQAFGTILPNGGHVVASRDSSRAARMIKRAIVAGLNSACVNVRDLRVVSPAINRFTTRDTRCVGGVHVCASPDDAQTLEIHFFEKLGLDILPWEEKKIERLYFREEFRRSFFEEVGDIIYPPRAMEYYAAGMNEALTTSGCDLTGRPKVVIDLGFGAASFVLPQVASKWGIEVLTLDPFDDAERTYVGPTERDGGIERLRSMVDTFQADLGVAMDASAERLRLVTPSGWVLDGDTALHAMVALWCACDSSGLGVAVPVSASRVVEKIAGDRGRAVVRCGRSRRALSTAALREDVGFAGSQTGGYVYPRFLAAYDSIMSLGMLVRMLDNHGGTLDDVVAGLPPFHLVEKPVFCPDDRKGAVMRAVAESVTDQRIETEEGIRVISDDGWSLVLPHVALPLVRVFAEGDDAETAERLASHFAAIVEHAVASGR encoded by the coding sequence ATGACGCGGCCGGAGAAGCACGACGCCGTGAAGGCGGTGATCATGGCCGGCGGGGAGGGGACGCGGCTGCGTCCGCTCACGAGCCTGCGCCCGAAGCCGATGGTGCCCATCGTCAACCAGCCGGTCATGGAGCACATCGTCGGTCTCGTCAAGCATCACAAGATCGACGAGGTGGTCGCGACGCTGCAGTTCATGCCTCGCGCCATCGAGGACCACTTCGGGGACGGCGAGGAGTGGGGGCTGAACATCTCCTATGCGATCGAGGAGACGCCCCTGGGCACCGCGGGTTCGGTGAAGAACGCGTCCGACGCGCTCGACGGCACGTTCCTCGTCATCTCCGGAGATGCGCTCACCGACATCGACCTCACGAAGGTCGTGGAGTTCCATCGCTCGCACGGCGGGCTCGTGACCGTCGCGCTCAAGCGTGTTCCGGACCCGCTCGAGTTCGGCGTCGTCATCACGGCAGAGGACGGCCGCATCGAGCGCTTCGTCGAGAAGCCGACGTGGGGGCAGGTCTTCTCCGACACCATCAACACGGGCATCTACGTGATGGAGCCCGAGGTCTTCGACTTCATCCCGCCGCGCGAGTCCTTCGACTTCGCCTCGCAGCTCTTCCCGCTGCTCATGAAGAAGGGTTTCGACCTGTACGGATGCGTGGTCGACGGCTATTGGTGCGACATCGGCAGCCTCGGCAGTTACGTGCAGGCGCAGCGCGACATCCTCGACGGTAAGGCGAATCTCTACATCCCCGGGGTCAAGGCGCGCCGCGACATCTGGATCGGTGAGGGCGCGGACGTGCACCCGGACGCGGTCATCGGCGACAAGGTCGTCATCGGCGCGAACACCCGCGTACGCGCGGGCGCCCGGATCGGCGACTACAGCGTGATCGGCGACAACTGCTTAGTCGGCTTCGACGCGCACGTCGAGCACTCCATCCTGTGGTCGGATTCCTTCGTCGGCGCCGGGGCGACCGTCAACGGTGCGGTCCTGTGCCGGCGCGTCGACATCCGGTCGCGCGCCCGCGTCGAGATGGGCGCGGCGATCGGCGACGAGTCGATGGTCGGCCACGGCGCGGTCGTCGGCAACGACGTGCAGGTCTACCCGTTCAAGCGCATCGAGCCCGGTGCGGTCGTCGGCTCCTCGCTCATCTGGGAGTCGAAGGGCATGCGCAACCTCTTCGGCGCCGACGGCGTCTCGGGCCTGGTCAGCGTCGACGTCACGCCCGAGATGGCGCTGCGTCTCGCCCAGGCGTTCGGGACGATACTCCCCAACGGAGGACACGTCGTGGCGAGCCGCGACTCGAGCAGGGCGGCGCGCATGATCAAGCGCGCCATCGTCGCCGGTCTCAACTCCGCTTGCGTGAACGTGCGCGACCTGCGGGTGGTCTCTCCCGCCATCAACCGCTTCACCACGCGCGACACGCGCTGCGTCGGCGGCGTGCACGTCTGCGCCTCGCCCGACGACGCGCAGACGCTCGAGATCCACTTCTTCGAGAAGCTCGGTCTCGACATCCTCCCCTGGGAGGAGAAGAAGATCGAGCGCCTCTACTTCCGGGAGGAGTTCCGCCGTTCCTTCTTCGAGGAGGTCGGCGACATCATCTACCCGCCGCGCGCGATGGAGTACTACGCGGCCGGCATGAACGAGGCGCTCACCACGAGCGGCTGCGATCTCACGGGCCGCCCCAAGGTCGTCATCGACCTCGGCTTCGGCGCCGCGTCGTTCGTGCTGCCCCAAGTGGCGTCGAAGTGGGGGATCGAGGTGCTCACGCTCGACCCGTTCGACGACGCCGAGCGCACGTACGTGGGTCCGACAGAGCGGGACGGCGGGATCGAGCGCCTTCGGAGCATGGTCGACACCTTTCAGGCCGACCTCGGCGTCGCGATGGACGCCAGCGCCGAGAGGCTGCGCCTCGTCACGCCTAGCGGCTGGGTGCTCGACGGCGACACGGCGCTCCATGCGATGGTCGCGCTCTGGTGCGCGTGCGACTCGAGCGGCCTCGGCGTCGCCGTTCCCGTCTCCGCGTCGCGCGTGGTCGAGAAGATCGCCGGCGACCGCGGGCGCGCTGTCGTGCGTTGCGGGCGCTCGCGCCGCGCGCTGTCGACGGCGGCGCTGCGCGAGGACGTGGGCTTCGCCGGCTCGCAGACCGGGGGATACGTCTACCCGAGGTTCCTCGCCGCCTACGATTCGATCATGAGCCTCGGGATGCTCGTGCGCATGCTCGACAACCATGGCGGGACGCTCGACGACGTCGTCGCGGGACTGCCGCCGTTCCATCTCGTCGAGAAGCCCGTCTTCTGCCCCGACGACCGCAAGGGCGCGGTCATGCGGGCGGTCGCCGAGTCCGTGACCGACCAGCGGATCGAGACGGAAGAGGGCATCCGCGTCATCTCCGACGACGGCTGGTCGCTGGTACTCCCGCACGTCGCTCTGCCGCTCGTGAGGGTGTTCGCGGAGGGCGACGATGCGGAGACGGCCGAGCGGCTCGCGTCGCACTTCGCGGCCATCGTCGAACACGCCGTCGCGTCGGGCCGCTAA